From one Nilaparvata lugens isolate BPH chromosome 2, ASM1435652v1, whole genome shotgun sequence genomic stretch:
- the LOC111062077 gene encoding proclotting enzyme-like isoform X1: MLAFAQQSLLIAASAFLVLPPVFAYQDAIVIDAASNASARDKRQGGGFWSNGLVPIGPCFNSKGDFGQCTSFRQCYPYFKLPDLTTWETWVLGLYDTCTYFSPTGKQMFGVCCTSMRPVAPSPPEAGMPPTMPEVEEAEMGGGAPKPGPTVPNWPPPLPTHPPDHTIPPLPTHPPSPGWPDATSPTQPTLKPTKPTKPPTFKPKPPQTIKPPQTVKPPQTVKPPNWPPALPPHPTHPPVPTHKPPPTVQPITDAPPPAVISDASCGAKNGYQDQERIVGGQNADPDEWPWMAALFNGNRQFCGGSLIDNTHILTAAHCVAHMTSWDVARVTVRLADYNIKTSTETKHIEKKVKRVVRHKGFDSRTLYNDIAILTLDSPVSFSRTVRAICLPSGAARYDGKDATVIGWGSLREGGSQPSVLQEVNIPIWRNEECKAKYGAAAPGGIIDSFLCAGRAAKDSCSGDSGGPLMVNSGKWMQVGIVSWGIGCGKGQYPGVYTRVTSFKSWINKNLK, translated from the exons ATGTTGGCTTTTGCTCAGCAATCGCTGCTGATAGCAGCCTCAGCTTTCCTCGTCCTTCCGCCAGTCTTCGCCTACCAAGATGCCATTGTCATTGACG CGGCGAGCAACGCGAGCGCACGTGATAAGCGACAGGGTGGCGGCTTCTGGAGCAACGGCCTGGTGCCGATTGGACCCTGCTTCAACAGCAAGGGTGACTTTGGTCAGTGCACGAGCTTCCGCCAGTGCTATCCCTACTTCAAGCTGCCAGACCTTACCACCTGGGAGACCTGGGTGCTCGGCCTCTATGACACCTGCACCTACTTCAGTCCCACCGGCAAACAG ATGTTTGGTGTGTGCTGCACGTCAATGAGACCAGTGGCTCCCAGTCCACCGGAGGCGGGAATGCCGCCAACAATGCCCGAGGTGGAGGAGGCCGAAATGGGTGGGGGGGCACCCAAGCCAGGGCCCACGGTACCCAACTGGCCGCCCCCTCTACCCACGCACCCACCCGACCACACCATTCCCCCCCTGCCGACGCACCCCCCGTCACCGGGCTGGCCCGACGCCACCTCACCTACTCAACCTACCCTCAAACCGACTAAGCCCACCAAACCACCAACCTTCAAGCCCAAACCTCCCCAAACTATCAAACCTCCGCAGACCGTAAAACCACCTCAGACCGTGAAACCCCCCAACTGGCCTCCAGCTCTCCCACCCCACCCCACTCACCCTCCAGTCCCTACTCACAAACCTCCACCCACAGTGCAGCCCATCACTGACGCCCCACCACCCGCGGTCATATCTGACGCATCATGCGGCGCCAAAAATGGTTACCAGGATCAGGAGAGAATTGTCGGCGGACAGAATGCTGATCCCGATGAGTGGCCGTGGATG GCAGCTCTGTTCAATGGAAATAGGCAATTCTGTGGCGGATCTCTGATCGACAACACCCACATTCTCACAGCTGCACATTGCGTCGCTCA CATGACATCGTGGGACGTTGCTCGAGTCACTGTTCGGCTGGCTGATTACAACATAAAAACCTCAACAGAAACTAAACACATCGAGAAAAAAGTTAAAAGGGTCGTCAGACATAAGGGCTTCGATTCAAGAACTTTG TACAATGATATTGCCATTCTCACCTTGGACTCACCAGTTTCATTCAGTAGAACAGTGAGAGCGATTTGCCTTCCGTCGGGTGCAGCGCGGTATGACGGCAAAGATGCCACTGTCATTGGATGGGGAAGTTTGAGAGAAG GTGGATCACAACCAAGTGTTCTACAGGAAGTGAACATTCCGATCTGGAGGAATGAGGAGTGCAAAGCGAAATACGGCGCCGCAGCACCGGGAGGCATCATCGACTCCTTCCTTTGTGCCGGCAGAGCTGCCAAGGATTCATGCAGT GGGGACAGCGGTGGGCCTCTGATGGTTAATTCTGGCAAATGGATGCAGGTTGGTATTGTGAGCTGGGGAATAGGATGCGGAAAAGGCCAATATCCAGGAGTCTACACCAGAGTAACGTCCTTCAAGAGCTGGATAAATAAGAATCTCAAGTAA
- the LOC111062077 gene encoding proclotting enzyme-like isoform X2, with translation MLIIMNLVAFVAASNASARDKRQGGGFWSNGLVPIGPCFNSKGDFGQCTSFRQCYPYFKLPDLTTWETWVLGLYDTCTYFSPTGKQMFGVCCTSMRPVAPSPPEAGMPPTMPEVEEAEMGGGAPKPGPTVPNWPPPLPTHPPDHTIPPLPTHPPSPGWPDATSPTQPTLKPTKPTKPPTFKPKPPQTIKPPQTVKPPQTVKPPNWPPALPPHPTHPPVPTHKPPPTVQPITDAPPPAVISDASCGAKNGYQDQERIVGGQNADPDEWPWMAALFNGNRQFCGGSLIDNTHILTAAHCVAHMTSWDVARVTVRLADYNIKTSTETKHIEKKVKRVVRHKGFDSRTLYNDIAILTLDSPVSFSRTVRAICLPSGAARYDGKDATVIGWGSLREGGSQPSVLQEVNIPIWRNEECKAKYGAAAPGGIIDSFLCAGRAAKDSCSGDSGGPLMVNSGKWMQVGIVSWGIGCGKGQYPGVYTRVTSFKSWINKNLK, from the exons atgttgataataatgaatttggttGCATTTGTAGCGGCGAGCAACGCGAGCGCACGTGATAAGCGACAGGGTGGCGGCTTCTGGAGCAACGGCCTGGTGCCGATTGGACCCTGCTTCAACAGCAAGGGTGACTTTGGTCAGTGCACGAGCTTCCGCCAGTGCTATCCCTACTTCAAGCTGCCAGACCTTACCACCTGGGAGACCTGGGTGCTCGGCCTCTATGACACCTGCACCTACTTCAGTCCCACCGGCAAACAG ATGTTTGGTGTGTGCTGCACGTCAATGAGACCAGTGGCTCCCAGTCCACCGGAGGCGGGAATGCCGCCAACAATGCCCGAGGTGGAGGAGGCCGAAATGGGTGGGGGGGCACCCAAGCCAGGGCCCACGGTACCCAACTGGCCGCCCCCTCTACCCACGCACCCACCCGACCACACCATTCCCCCCCTGCCGACGCACCCCCCGTCACCGGGCTGGCCCGACGCCACCTCACCTACTCAACCTACCCTCAAACCGACTAAGCCCACCAAACCACCAACCTTCAAGCCCAAACCTCCCCAAACTATCAAACCTCCGCAGACCGTAAAACCACCTCAGACCGTGAAACCCCCCAACTGGCCTCCAGCTCTCCCACCCCACCCCACTCACCCTCCAGTCCCTACTCACAAACCTCCACCCACAGTGCAGCCCATCACTGACGCCCCACCACCCGCGGTCATATCTGACGCATCATGCGGCGCCAAAAATGGTTACCAGGATCAGGAGAGAATTGTCGGCGGACAGAATGCTGATCCCGATGAGTGGCCGTGGATG GCAGCTCTGTTCAATGGAAATAGGCAATTCTGTGGCGGATCTCTGATCGACAACACCCACATTCTCACAGCTGCACATTGCGTCGCTCA CATGACATCGTGGGACGTTGCTCGAGTCACTGTTCGGCTGGCTGATTACAACATAAAAACCTCAACAGAAACTAAACACATCGAGAAAAAAGTTAAAAGGGTCGTCAGACATAAGGGCTTCGATTCAAGAACTTTG TACAATGATATTGCCATTCTCACCTTGGACTCACCAGTTTCATTCAGTAGAACAGTGAGAGCGATTTGCCTTCCGTCGGGTGCAGCGCGGTATGACGGCAAAGATGCCACTGTCATTGGATGGGGAAGTTTGAGAGAAG GTGGATCACAACCAAGTGTTCTACAGGAAGTGAACATTCCGATCTGGAGGAATGAGGAGTGCAAAGCGAAATACGGCGCCGCAGCACCGGGAGGCATCATCGACTCCTTCCTTTGTGCCGGCAGAGCTGCCAAGGATTCATGCAGT GGGGACAGCGGTGGGCCTCTGATGGTTAATTCTGGCAAATGGATGCAGGTTGGTATTGTGAGCTGGGGAATAGGATGCGGAAAAGGCCAATATCCAGGAGTCTACACCAGAGTAACGTCCTTCAAGAGCTGGATAAATAAGAATCTCAAGTAA